A region of Algiphilus sp. DNA encodes the following proteins:
- a CDS encoding C39 family peptidase, which translates to MQTRLDLPIPAQPTDTTCGPTCLHAVYRFHGDDIGLERVIEETRELRDGGTLDAFLAQHALGRGYRARIYLHNLSVFDPSWFALSRDALIARLEAQLPIKRDTHPKLAVATQGYIDVLRAGGELRMADLTGALLRRYLTRGVPILTGLSSTWLYRTPRERPDNEFDDLHGEPGGHFVVLSGYDRATREVWVADPWAGNPFDGEARVYPVKIERLISAVLLGVVSFDCNLLVIEPPARGRAAA; encoded by the coding sequence ATGCAGACGCGCCTCGACCTGCCCATTCCGGCCCAGCCGACCGACACCACCTGCGGGCCGACCTGCCTGCACGCCGTCTACCGCTTCCACGGCGACGACATCGGGCTGGAACGCGTCATCGAGGAGACCCGTGAACTGCGCGACGGCGGCACGCTCGACGCCTTCCTGGCGCAGCACGCGCTGGGGCGTGGCTACCGCGCACGCATCTACCTGCACAATCTCTCGGTCTTCGATCCGAGCTGGTTCGCGCTGTCGCGCGACGCGCTGATCGCCAGGCTCGAGGCGCAGCTACCGATCAAGCGCGACACGCATCCCAAGCTGGCGGTGGCCACGCAGGGTTACATCGACGTGCTGCGCGCCGGCGGCGAGCTGCGCATGGCCGATCTCACCGGCGCCCTGCTGCGCCGGTATCTGACCCGCGGGGTGCCCATCCTCACCGGCCTGTCGTCGACCTGGCTCTATCGCACCCCGCGCGAGCGCCCCGACAACGAATTCGACGATCTGCACGGCGAGCCCGGTGGGCATTTCGTCGTCCTCTCCGGCTACGATCGCGCCACGCGGGAGGTGTGGGTGGCCGATCCCTGGGCCGGCAATCCCTTCGACGGCGAAGCACGCGTCTATCCGGTGAAGATCGAGCGGCTGATTTCGGCGGTGCTGCTGGGCGTGGTGTCCTTCGACTGCAATCTGCTCGTGATCGAGCCGCCGGCGCGCGGCCGGGCTGCGGCATGA
- a CDS encoding SPOR domain-containing protein has product MTERCGLRRTAAAALLAALLNPAGALAEWRAERVTGEVAVRHGDTSTTALADGAPVASGSMLRLHEGGALTLWRDGARLRTRAPAELRIHADGPGTVPRLQLLDGAVRAEVPSGLDLRVNAGALRLQMRDGEAWFSTGATHDRVCALRGAVAVQVPDKQQTLYLRETGACLARGPDGALLHERPGRNELNARLARADSGSRPLPVTYRPPPLPASDAATGQTQPVPVPDAGPAAGPAQPANAENGWYIVVGAFSERVRAEALLRDDPVIGSARGAVLPIAGSGLVRAAVGPFGSRAEAERQRAALAARHPGAWLLEPGSTP; this is encoded by the coding sequence ATGACGGAACGATGCGGGCTCCGACGAACGGCAGCTGCTGCGCTGCTGGCGGCACTGCTGAACCCGGCGGGAGCGCTTGCCGAGTGGCGCGCCGAACGCGTCACCGGCGAAGTGGCCGTTCGGCACGGCGACACCTCGACGACGGCACTGGCCGATGGTGCGCCGGTCGCGAGCGGGAGCATGCTGCGGCTGCACGAAGGCGGCGCGCTGACCCTGTGGCGCGACGGCGCCCGCCTGCGCACACGCGCACCGGCAGAGCTGCGCATCCACGCCGACGGCCCCGGCACCGTGCCGCGCCTGCAACTGCTCGACGGCGCGGTGCGCGCCGAGGTACCGAGCGGCCTGGATCTGCGCGTCAATGCCGGCGCGCTGCGCCTGCAGATGCGCGATGGCGAAGCCTGGTTCAGCACCGGCGCCACCCACGACCGGGTCTGCGCGCTGCGCGGCGCCGTGGCCGTGCAGGTGCCCGACAAGCAGCAGACGCTCTACCTGCGCGAGACCGGCGCCTGCCTGGCGCGCGGCCCGGACGGCGCTCTGCTGCACGAGCGCCCCGGCCGCAACGAGCTCAACGCCCGACTGGCGCGGGCCGACAGCGGCAGCCGCCCCCTGCCGGTGACCTACCGGCCGCCCCCGTTGCCGGCCAGCGATGCCGCCACCGGGCAAACGCAACCGGTTCCGGTGCCGGATGCCGGGCCGGCCGCCGGGCCTGCACAGCCCGCCAACGCCGAGAACGGCTGGTACATCGTGGTCGGCGCCTTCAGCGAACGCGTGCGCGCCGAAGCCCTGCTGCGCGACGACCCGGTCATCGGTTCGGCACGCGGCGCCGTGCTGCCGATCGCGGGCAGCGGGCTGGTGCGCGCAGCGGTCGGCCCCTTCGGGTCGCGCGCCGAAGCCGAGCGGCAGCGTGCCGCGCTCGCGGCGCGCCATCCCGGGGCCTGGTTGCTGGAACCCGGCTCTACCCCATAA
- the typA gene encoding translational GTPase TypA — MTASLRNIAIIAHVDHGKTTLVDKLLRQSDTLEARTEYGERIMDSNALERERGITILSKNTAINWRDPRDGTEFRINIVDTPGHADFGGEVERVLSMVDSVLLLVDAVDGPMPQTRFVTAKAFALGLKPIVVINKIDRPGARPQWVINQVFDLFDSLGASDEQLDFPVIYASALQGYAGLDEDVRDGDMAPLFQTIVDRVAAPEVDPDGPFQMQVISLDWSSYVGVIGTGRIKRGRVATNTPITVIARDGGRRTARVLQVLGFLGLERREVDSAQAGDIVAVTGVEELGISETLCDPAAPEALPLLQVDEPTMSMTFEVNKSPFAGTEGKFVTSRQIGDRLTRELKTNVALRVEPMTSGDQFQVSGRGLLHLSVLLENMRREGYELSVSRPQVITREIDGEVHEPWETLTADVDDQYQGAVIQNLNERGGQMTNMHSDETGRVRLEYDIPSRGLIGFQTEFLSLTSGTGLLAHNFDRFAPRAAIGVGNRHNGVLIANEQGKALSYAIFNLQDRGRMMLDPGDMVYEGQVVGIHSRDNDLVVNVLKGKKLTNVRASGSDENVLLVPPVRMSLEQALEFINDDELVEITPKAIRIRKRWLKEHERKRAQRA, encoded by the coding sequence ATGACCGCCTCGCTCCGCAACATCGCCATCATCGCCCACGTCGACCACGGCAAGACCACCCTCGTCGACAAGCTGCTGCGTCAGTCCGACACGCTGGAGGCGCGCACCGAGTACGGCGAGCGCATCATGGACTCGAACGCGCTGGAGCGCGAGCGCGGCATCACCATCCTCTCCAAGAACACGGCGATCAACTGGCGCGATCCACGCGACGGCACCGAATTCCGCATCAACATCGTCGATACGCCCGGTCACGCCGACTTCGGCGGCGAGGTCGAGCGCGTGCTCTCGATGGTCGATTCGGTGCTGCTGCTGGTGGATGCGGTCGACGGTCCCATGCCGCAGACCCGCTTCGTCACCGCCAAGGCCTTCGCGCTGGGCCTGAAGCCGATCGTGGTGATCAACAAGATCGACCGGCCGGGCGCGCGCCCGCAGTGGGTCATCAACCAGGTCTTCGACCTCTTCGACTCGCTCGGTGCCAGCGACGAGCAGCTCGACTTTCCGGTCATCTACGCCTCCGCGCTGCAGGGCTACGCCGGGCTGGACGAGGATGTGCGCGACGGCGACATGGCGCCGCTGTTCCAGACCATCGTCGACCGCGTCGCCGCCCCCGAGGTCGACCCCGACGGCCCGTTCCAGATGCAGGTCATCTCGCTCGACTGGTCGTCCTATGTCGGTGTCATCGGCACCGGGCGCATCAAGCGCGGGCGCGTTGCCACCAACACCCCGATCACCGTCATTGCCCGCGACGGCGGTCGGCGCACGGCGCGCGTGCTGCAGGTGCTGGGCTTCCTCGGACTGGAGCGGCGCGAGGTGGACAGCGCCCAGGCCGGTGACATCGTCGCGGTGACCGGCGTCGAGGAGCTGGGCATCTCGGAGACCCTGTGCGATCCGGCCGCCCCCGAGGCGCTGCCGCTGCTGCAGGTGGACGAGCCCACCATGAGCATGACCTTCGAGGTCAACAAGTCGCCCTTCGCGGGGACCGAGGGCAAGTTCGTCACCAGCCGCCAGATCGGCGACCGCCTGACCCGCGAGCTCAAGACCAACGTCGCGCTGCGCGTCGAGCCGATGACCTCCGGCGACCAGTTCCAGGTATCCGGCCGCGGCCTCCTGCACCTGTCGGTGCTGCTCGAGAACATGCGCCGCGAGGGCTACGAGCTGTCGGTATCACGGCCGCAGGTCATCACCCGCGAGATCGACGGCGAAGTCCACGAGCCGTGGGAAACGCTGACGGCCGATGTCGACGACCAGTACCAGGGTGCGGTCATCCAGAACCTCAACGAGCGCGGCGGGCAGATGACCAACATGCACAGCGACGAGACCGGTCGCGTGCGGCTCGAGTACGACATTCCCTCGCGCGGGCTGATCGGCTTCCAGACCGAGTTCCTGTCGCTGACCTCCGGCACCGGCCTGCTCGCGCACAACTTCGATCGCTTCGCGCCGCGTGCCGCGATCGGCGTGGGCAACCGCCACAACGGCGTGCTCATCGCCAACGAGCAGGGCAAGGCGCTGTCCTACGCCATCTTCAACCTGCAGGACCGCGGCCGCATGATGCTGGACCCCGGCGACATGGTCTACGAGGGACAGGTGGTGGGCATCCACTCGCGCGACAACGATCTGGTGGTCAACGTCCTCAAGGGCAAGAAGCTCACCAATGTGCGCGCGTCGGGCTCGGACGAGAACGTGCTGCTGGTGCCGCCGGTGCGCATGAGCCTGGAGCAGGCGCTCGAGTTCATCAACGACGACGAGCTGGTCGAGATCACGCCCAAGGCGATCCGCATCCGCAAGCGCTGGCTGAAGGAGCACGAGCGCAAGCGCGCCCAGCGCGCCTGA
- a CDS encoding tetratricopeptide repeat protein yields the protein MRATGFVLAASVVIVACGGSSDEDATPPVPARDAAPEALVSANAECRRLTSQAQFDEANPVCLSALQDAADYDEGSPVFARAVANTAWLFHMRGEYDDATQFYERALKLQEPRADAEPRALARTLADYGLMEAQRGNGELALTRMERAAGLLKQAGEGSGEDMAALYGDIAEAHEAKGDLDTAVDWYRRSMEAYRAALGGEHANVGIALNNLGTAMQAQQDFDGAEKVLAQAESVLLEALGPEHPVTRMAQSNLQDNDRLREDAVARAAMRAEDAEAGGDGAE from the coding sequence ATGCGCGCAACCGGATTCGTGCTGGCGGCCTCGGTCGTGATCGTCGCCTGCGGCGGCAGCAGCGACGAGGACGCGACCCCGCCCGTTCCCGCGCGGGATGCCGCGCCCGAGGCGCTGGTCTCGGCCAACGCCGAGTGCCGCCGGCTCACGTCGCAGGCCCAGTTCGACGAAGCCAACCCGGTCTGCCTGTCGGCGCTGCAGGATGCCGCCGACTACGACGAGGGCAGCCCGGTGTTCGCGCGTGCGGTCGCCAATACCGCATGGCTCTTCCACATGCGCGGGGAGTACGACGACGCCACCCAGTTCTACGAGCGCGCGCTCAAGCTGCAGGAGCCGCGCGCGGATGCCGAGCCGCGGGCGCTGGCGCGCACGCTGGCCGACTACGGCCTGATGGAGGCGCAGCGCGGCAACGGCGAGCTGGCGCTGACGCGCATGGAGCGCGCCGCGGGCCTGCTGAAGCAGGCGGGCGAGGGCTCCGGCGAGGACATGGCGGCGCTCTACGGCGACATCGCCGAGGCGCACGAGGCCAAGGGCGACCTCGACACGGCGGTCGACTGGTACCGGCGCTCGATGGAGGCCTATCGCGCCGCCCTCGGCGGGGAGCACGCCAATGTCGGCATCGCCCTCAACAACCTCGGCACCGCCATGCAGGCGCAGCAGGATTTCGACGGCGCCGAGAAGGTGCTCGCGCAGGCCGAGAGCGTGCTGCTCGAGGCGCTCGGCCCCGAGCACCCGGTCACGCGCATGGCGCAGTCCAACCTGCAGGACAACGACCGGCTGCGCGAGGATGCCGTCGCGCGCGCCGCGATGCGCGCGGAAGACGCCGAAGCGGGCGGGGACGGCGCCGAATAG
- a CDS encoding DUF2062 domain-containing protein codes for MMLRLRQHFRYLRAAGHAWLQGHPRTRLALEATGCLRKGPEAVARGIFIGLFVGLTPTVGGQTLLMILGCVLLRGNFPSAFAVSWVSNPLTMAPLYWGFHGLGEAMFASLPFFNSDAWYLRGIGQEILFAGAGSLLIALPVALAGYATSLRISALIRARRARPRTG; via the coding sequence ATGATGCTGCGCCTGCGCCAGCACTTCCGCTACCTGCGCGCGGCCGGGCACGCCTGGCTGCAGGGGCACCCGCGCACGCGGCTCGCGCTGGAAGCCACCGGCTGCCTGCGCAAGGGCCCGGAGGCGGTTGCGCGCGGCATCTTCATCGGCCTCTTCGTCGGACTGACGCCGACCGTCGGCGGACAGACCCTGCTGATGATCCTGGGCTGCGTCCTGCTGCGCGGCAACTTCCCGTCCGCCTTCGCGGTGTCGTGGGTGAGCAACCCGCTGACGATGGCACCGCTCTACTGGGGATTCCACGGCCTGGGCGAAGCCATGTTCGCCAGCCTGCCCTTCTTCAACAGCGATGCCTGGTATCTGCGCGGCATCGGTCAGGAGATCCTCTTCGCCGGCGCGGGCAGCCTGCTGATCGCGCTGCCGGTCGCGCTGGCCGGCTACGCCACCTCGCTGCGCATCTCGGCGCTGATCCGGGCCCGGCGCGCGCGCCCGCGCACCGGCTAG
- a CDS encoding 2-dehydropantoate 2-reductase produces MPSPTIAVAGAGSVGCYIGGRLAHAGAGVTLIGRERIGAVIARNGLRLSDLHGFDARLTPEAVPFATAPDAAASADLVLVTVKSAATGEMADALAPVLRTGTIVISFQNGLRNAELLAERLPHCTVLAGMVPFNVVDGGDGHFHHGSDGELEVAESAALAPFVEVFAAAGLPLQQHADMPAVLWGKLLLNLNNAVNALSGQPLKAELSQRAYRRCVATAQRETLALLDAAAIAPAKLTALPARWLPAALSVPDAVFRVLGNRMLAIDPLARSSMWEDLERGRRTEIDWINGEVVRLAERLGRTAPVNARLIALIREAEAGGRRDWDGPALLAELRAAR; encoded by the coding sequence ATGCCGTCACCGACCATCGCGGTGGCCGGCGCCGGCAGCGTCGGCTGCTACATCGGCGGCCGGCTGGCACACGCCGGGGCGGGGGTGACGCTGATCGGCCGCGAGCGCATCGGCGCCGTCATCGCCCGGAACGGGCTTCGGCTCTCCGACCTGCACGGCTTCGATGCCCGCCTGACGCCGGAGGCGGTGCCCTTCGCCACCGCGCCCGATGCTGCGGCGAGCGCCGATCTGGTCCTGGTCACGGTGAAGTCCGCGGCGACCGGCGAGATGGCCGATGCGCTCGCGCCGGTGCTGCGCACCGGCACCATCGTGATCAGCTTCCAGAACGGGTTGCGCAACGCCGAGCTGCTCGCCGAGCGGCTGCCGCACTGCACGGTGCTCGCCGGCATGGTGCCGTTCAATGTCGTCGACGGCGGTGACGGTCACTTCCACCACGGCTCGGATGGCGAGCTCGAGGTGGCGGAGAGCGCCGCGCTAGCACCCTTCGTCGAGGTCTTCGCGGCCGCCGGCCTGCCCCTGCAGCAGCATGCCGACATGCCGGCCGTGCTGTGGGGCAAGCTGCTGCTCAATCTCAACAACGCCGTCAACGCGCTGTCCGGGCAGCCGCTGAAGGCCGAGCTGTCGCAGCGCGCCTACCGGCGCTGCGTGGCGACCGCGCAGCGCGAGACGCTCGCGCTGCTCGACGCCGCCGCCATCGCGCCCGCGAAGCTCACGGCGCTGCCCGCGCGCTGGCTGCCGGCCGCGCTGAGCGTGCCGGACGCGGTGTTCCGCGTGCTCGGCAACCGCATGCTGGCCATCGACCCGCTGGCGCGCTCGTCGATGTGGGAGGACCTGGAGCGCGGCCGCCGCACCGAGATCGACTGGATCAACGGCGAGGTCGTGCGCCTGGCCGAGCGCCTCGGGCGCACGGCGCCGGTCAATGCGCGCCTGATCGCGCTGATCCGCGAGGCGGAGGCGGGCGGGCGGCGCGACTGGGACGGGCCGGCCCTGCTCGCCGAGCTGCGCGCCGCGCGCTAG
- the arfB gene encoding alternative ribosome rescue aminoacyl-tRNA hydrolase ArfB, with the protein MGVNDSEEAIITEALSQARWHAVRAQGAGGQHVNKTATAVHVRLDLGAAGLPAPWRNRLLALADHRVGADGMVVIKAQAHRSQLLNRRQAFGELRALLARGARAPRKRHATRPPAASKRRRLDDKRQRGRRKALRARPGAGE; encoded by the coding sequence ATGGGCGTCAACGATAGCGAAGAAGCGATTATCACCGAGGCGCTGTCGCAGGCGCGCTGGCACGCCGTGCGCGCGCAGGGCGCCGGCGGTCAGCACGTCAACAAGACTGCCACCGCGGTGCACGTGCGCCTGGATCTGGGCGCGGCCGGACTGCCGGCGCCATGGCGCAACCGGCTGCTGGCGCTGGCCGATCACCGCGTCGGTGCGGACGGTATGGTGGTGATCAAGGCGCAGGCGCACCGCAGCCAGCTTCTCAACCGGCGGCAGGCCTTCGGCGAGCTGCGCGCGCTGCTCGCCCGCGGCGCGCGTGCGCCGCGCAAGCGCCACGCGACCCGGCCGCCGGCGGCGTCGAAGCGCCGGCGGCTGGACGACAAGCGCCAGCGCGGCCGGCGCAAGGCCCTGCGCGCGCGGCCGGGTGCGGGCGAGTGA
- a CDS encoding HupE/UreJ family protein: MMAARTVSGLLLCVALLAASWTAAAHAPSDSFLRLDADDATVTGRWDIALRDLHELLTLDADGNGAITWGEVRSSRDRIAATALGALRVTSGAGDCPLESGALRIVEHSDGPYAALALRAECDEAPETLTLDYDLLFDLDAAHRGLLRLDFGGARSAVFSPSEPSVSYERDRVAPGAMFLRYLRQGAWHIWAGLDHLLFLLCLLLPAVLQRHGDGWRAAPDGRTAFVDVLRVVTAFTLAHALSLSAAALDWLQLPSRWVEAGVAATIVFAAANNLVPMVQRRLWMLAFGFGLVHGAGYAGVLAGLGLPTGTLALALLGFNVGVEGGQILIAALFMPLAWLARYTQWYRHGVVVPGSVLAVLVGLWWLLQRLFNVRLEGLW, translated from the coding sequence ATGATGGCCGCACGCACGGTATCGGGCCTGCTCCTGTGCGTGGCGCTGCTAGCAGCGTCGTGGACCGCGGCCGCGCACGCGCCCAGCGACAGCTTCCTGCGCCTCGACGCCGATGACGCCACCGTCACCGGCCGTTGGGACATCGCGCTGCGCGACCTGCACGAACTGCTCACGCTGGACGCCGACGGCAACGGCGCCATCACCTGGGGCGAGGTGCGCAGCAGCCGCGACCGCATTGCCGCCACCGCGCTCGGCGCGCTGCGCGTCACCAGCGGTGCCGGCGACTGCCCGCTGGAGAGCGGCGCGCTGCGCATCGTCGAGCACAGCGACGGCCCCTACGCAGCGCTGGCACTGCGCGCCGAGTGCGACGAAGCACCGGAGACGCTGACGCTCGACTACGACCTGCTGTTCGATCTCGACGCCGCGCATCGCGGGCTGCTGCGCCTGGACTTCGGCGGCGCCCGCAGCGCCGTGTTCAGCCCCTCGGAGCCGTCCGTCAGCTACGAGCGCGACCGGGTGGCGCCGGGCGCGATGTTCCTGCGCTATCTGCGTCAGGGTGCCTGGCACATCTGGGCCGGGCTGGATCATCTGCTGTTCCTGCTCTGTCTCCTGCTGCCCGCAGTGCTGCAGCGTCACGGCGACGGCTGGCGCGCGGCACCGGACGGGCGCACCGCCTTCGTCGACGTGCTGCGGGTGGTCACCGCCTTCACACTGGCGCACGCGCTGTCGCTGTCGGCGGCCGCGCTGGACTGGCTGCAGCTGCCGTCGCGCTGGGTCGAGGCCGGCGTCGCGGCCACCATCGTGTTCGCCGCCGCCAACAATCTGGTGCCGATGGTGCAGCGGCGGCTGTGGATGCTGGCCTTCGGCTTCGGGCTCGTGCACGGCGCCGGCTATGCCGGCGTGCTGGCCGGGCTCGGCCTGCCGACCGGAACACTGGCACTGGCCTTGCTTGGGTTCAACGTCGGCGTGGAGGGCGGCCAGATCCTGATCGCGGCGCTGTTCATGCCGCTGGCGTGGCTGGCGCGCTACACGCAATGGTATCGCCACGGCGTGGTGGTGCCGGGCTCGGTGCTGGCCGTGCTGGTCGGCCTGTGGTGGTTGCTGCAGCGACTGTTCAACGTCCGCCTGGAGGGCTTGTGGTGA
- a CDS encoding DUF4331 domain-containing protein, which produces MFTRVLLFGVATALAATSQHASASSHREAPFIAGMPRVDGTDFYMFRSYESGREGFVTLIANYNPLQDAYGGPNYFALDPEALYEIHIDNDGDAVEDLTFQFRFEQTFRGVALDIGAGDAQASVGIPLIQAGPIGPGIEDDASQNRVESYTVDLVRGARRSGSGEPLTVMSGPLAGETTLRKPVDNIGSKTIADYPAYAGNHVYDVGIPGCGNGRVFVGQRAEGFAINLGEVFDLINLDPLGERDAKNSIVADKNVTSLALEVPVSCLTDGEESVIGGWTTASKRQMRMLNPAPEGPNTDLPDTVGPALEGGAWSQVSRLGSPLVNEVVIGIDHKDRFNASHPRDDAQFATFVTNPTLPALIDILFRDAVGADASIAPSNIPRQDLVLAFLTGIPGLNRPEGVAASEMLRLNTAIAPTPPGEQSPLGVLALDLAGFPNGRRPVDDVTDVALRAAMGVLCTVTEETSPAFAPLIAARDCGPSDAPVGTAPLTDQVTESIDDFLGGFPYLAHPTPGAPQTASRR; this is translated from the coding sequence ATGTTCACGAGAGTCCTGCTGTTCGGCGTCGCGACGGCGCTGGCGGCAACGAGTCAGCACGCGAGCGCGTCCAGCCATCGCGAGGCCCCCTTCATCGCGGGCATGCCGCGCGTCGACGGAACCGACTTCTACATGTTCCGCAGCTACGAGAGCGGTCGCGAGGGCTTTGTCACGCTCATCGCCAACTACAACCCGCTGCAGGACGCCTACGGCGGCCCCAACTACTTCGCGCTGGATCCGGAAGCGCTCTACGAGATCCACATCGACAACGACGGCGATGCGGTCGAGGATCTCACCTTCCAGTTCCGCTTCGAGCAGACCTTCCGCGGCGTGGCGCTCGACATCGGTGCCGGCGACGCGCAGGCATCGGTGGGCATTCCGTTGATCCAGGCCGGTCCGATCGGACCCGGCATCGAGGACGACGCCAGCCAGAACCGTGTGGAGTCCTACACCGTCGACCTGGTGCGCGGCGCGCGCCGCTCGGGCAGTGGTGAACCGCTCACCGTCATGTCCGGACCGCTGGCCGGCGAGACCACCCTGCGCAAGCCGGTGGACAACATCGGCAGCAAGACCATCGCCGACTATCCGGCGTACGCCGGCAACCACGTCTATGACGTGGGCATTCCGGGCTGCGGCAACGGCCGCGTCTTCGTCGGACAGCGTGCCGAAGGCTTCGCCATCAATCTCGGCGAGGTCTTCGATCTGATCAACCTCGATCCGCTGGGTGAACGCGACGCCAAGAACAGCATCGTCGCGGACAAGAACGTGACCTCGCTGGCGCTGGAGGTGCCGGTGAGCTGTCTGACCGACGGCGAGGAGAGCGTCATCGGTGGATGGACGACCGCCAGCAAGCGCCAGATGCGCATGCTCAACCCGGCGCCCGAAGGGCCCAACACCGACCTGCCCGACACCGTCGGTCCGGCGCTGGAGGGCGGCGCGTGGTCACAGGTGTCGCGCCTCGGCAGCCCGCTGGTCAACGAAGTGGTCATCGGCATCGACCACAAGGACCGCTTCAACGCCAGCCACCCGAGGGACGATGCCCAGTTCGCGACCTTCGTGACCAATCCGACGCTGCCGGCGCTGATCGATATCCTGTTCCGTGACGCCGTCGGCGCCGACGCCAGCATCGCGCCGAGCAACATCCCGCGTCAGGACCTGGTGCTTGCCTTCCTCACCGGCATCCCCGGCCTCAACCGGCCCGAGGGTGTGGCGGCGTCGGAGATGCTGCGCCTCAACACCGCCATCGCGCCGACGCCGCCCGGTGAGCAGAGTCCGCTCGGCGTGCTCGCGCTCGACCTCGCAGGCTTCCCGAATGGCCGCCGGCCGGTCGACGACGTCACCGACGTCGCGCTGCGTGCGGCGATGGGCGTGCTGTGCACGGTGACCGAGGAGACCTCCCCGGCCTTCGCGCCGCTGATCGCCGCCCGCGACTGCGGGCCGTCGGACGCGCCGGTCGGCACGGCGCCGCTCACCGACCAGGTCACCGAGTCCATCGACGACTTCCTGGGCGGCTTCCCGTACCTCGCGCACCCGACCCCCGGGGCGCCACAGACCGCATCGCGCCGGTAG
- a CDS encoding cold-shock protein translates to MSDVSTGTVKWFNDAKGFGFITPTEGGEDLFAHFKEIQGSGFRSLTEGQRVEYVAQRGPKGMQATQIRPV, encoded by the coding sequence ATGAGCGATGTTTCGACCGGAACCGTCAAGTGGTTCAACGATGCCAAGGGCTTCGGCTTCATCACCCCGACCGAGGGTGGCGAGGACCTGTTCGCCCATTTCAAGGAAATCCAGGGCAGCGGCTTCCGCAGCCTGACCGAGGGCCAGCGCGTTGAGTATGTTGCGCAGCGCGGCCCGAAGGGCATGCAGGCCACGCAGATCCGCCCTGTCTAA